The Heliomicrobium undosum genome has a segment encoding these proteins:
- the carB gene encoding carbamoyl-phosphate synthase large subunit — protein sequence MPKDQQLKKVLVIGSGPIIIGQAAEFDYAGTQACKALKEEGLEVVLVNSNPATIMTDANIADHVYIEPLDVPSLTKIIAQEQPDGLLPTLGGQTGLNLAVALAQAGVLDKYNVRLLGTSLQAIKKAEDRELFKKTMQEIGEPIPLSEIVSNLDQAVAFARQAGLPLIIRPAYTLGGTGGGIAHTEAELLTICDMGLKKSMIGQVLLEQSVAGWKEIEYEVMRDSNDNCITICNMENLDPVGIHTGDSIVVAPSQTLTDKEYQMLRSASLKIIRALKVEGGCNVQYALHPESDNYIVIEVNPRVSRSSALASKATGYPIAKMAAKIAIGLTLDEIKNPVTGKTTACFEPTLDYCVVKIPRWPFDKFVTADRSLTTQMKATGEVMAIDRTFEGALQKAVRSLETGVYGLRYPGAGEWTDIDLENKLKRADDERLFAVAQAFRRDWSVREIHQVSKIDPWFLVKIKSLVDFEARLAQWPVADETLREAKTLGFSDYQIAKIANISTQTVREARKTAGILPTYKMVDTCAAEFEALTPYYYSTYEEEDEVRETTGEKVIVLGSGPIRIGQGIEFDYCSVHAAWALHSAGVESIIINNNPETVSTDFDTADKLFFEPLALEDVLNIVDKEKPRGVVVQFGGQTAINLAAGLQEHGVPILGTSLEGIDAAEDRKKFEALLKRLGIPQSEGRSATSADEAKAIAEELGFPVLVRPSYVIGGRAMEVVENVKDLESYMETAVRISPKHPILVDKYIRGREVEVDAISDGTDTLIPGIFEHIERAGVHSGDSMAVYPPQSLKREERDTIVDYTLRIAKALGVVGLLNIQYVVDIQGKVYVLEVNPRASRTVPILSKVTGVPMIKVAVEVMLGKTLAQMGYGGGLWPETAYTIVKAPVFSFEKLTDVDISLGPEMKSTGEVMGVDFELPSALYKAMTAAGMKIPTGGNLIVSVAERDKEEVAGLIREFADLGFRVAATKGTAEALRESGLAVTAIDASAYAVQTVLDQIKDGAVQLIINTPTKGKVAGRTGFRIRRAASEYRVPCLTSLDTAWALLETIRMIREGDPPNFLSMGTFQEANSAEWSARVDALRAV from the coding sequence TTGCCGAAAGACCAGCAGTTAAAAAAAGTCCTCGTCATCGGTTCGGGGCCCATCATCATCGGCCAGGCGGCGGAATTCGACTATGCGGGCACCCAGGCCTGCAAAGCCCTGAAAGAAGAGGGCCTCGAAGTCGTCCTGGTCAACTCCAACCCGGCCACGATCATGACCGACGCCAACATCGCCGATCATGTCTATATCGAACCGCTTGACGTGCCCTCCCTGACCAAGATCATCGCACAGGAACAGCCCGACGGCCTGCTGCCCACGTTGGGCGGCCAAACCGGCCTCAACCTGGCCGTCGCATTGGCCCAGGCCGGCGTCCTGGACAAGTACAACGTCCGCCTCCTCGGCACATCCTTACAGGCCATCAAAAAAGCCGAGGACCGGGAACTGTTCAAAAAGACGATGCAGGAGATCGGCGAACCGATCCCCCTTTCCGAGATCGTCTCCAACCTCGACCAGGCCGTGGCCTTCGCCCGCCAGGCCGGCCTCCCCTTAATCATCCGGCCCGCCTACACCCTCGGCGGCACCGGCGGCGGCATCGCCCACACCGAGGCGGAACTGCTCACCATCTGCGATATGGGCCTGAAAAAATCCATGATCGGCCAGGTGCTCCTCGAACAGAGCGTCGCCGGCTGGAAAGAGATCGAGTACGAGGTGATGCGCGACAGCAACGACAACTGCATCACCATCTGCAACATGGAAAACCTCGACCCTGTCGGCATCCACACGGGCGACTCCATCGTCGTCGCCCCCTCGCAGACCCTCACCGACAAGGAATACCAGATGCTGCGCTCGGCATCCTTGAAGATCATCCGCGCCCTCAAGGTGGAAGGGGGCTGCAACGTCCAGTACGCCCTCCATCCCGAGAGCGACAACTATATCGTCATCGAAGTCAACCCCCGGGTGAGCCGCTCGTCGGCGCTGGCCTCCAAGGCCACCGGCTACCCCATCGCCAAAATGGCCGCCAAGATCGCCATCGGCCTCACGCTGGACGAGATCAAAAACCCCGTCACCGGCAAGACGACGGCCTGTTTTGAGCCGACCCTCGACTACTGCGTCGTCAAGATCCCCCGCTGGCCCTTTGACAAGTTCGTCACCGCCGACCGCAGCCTGACGACCCAGATGAAGGCCACCGGCGAGGTCATGGCCATCGACCGCACCTTCGAAGGCGCATTGCAAAAAGCCGTCCGCTCCCTCGAAACGGGCGTCTACGGCCTCCGCTACCCCGGCGCCGGCGAGTGGACCGACATCGACCTGGAAAACAAACTGAAGCGCGCCGACGATGAGCGCCTCTTCGCCGTCGCCCAGGCCTTTCGCCGCGACTGGTCGGTAAGGGAGATCCACCAGGTCTCCAAGATCGACCCCTGGTTCCTGGTGAAGATCAAGAGCCTCGTCGACTTCGAAGCGCGCCTCGCCCAGTGGCCCGTCGCCGACGAGACCCTGCGGGAGGCGAAGACCCTCGGCTTTTCCGACTACCAGATCGCCAAAATCGCCAACATCTCCACCCAGACCGTCCGGGAAGCCCGCAAAACCGCCGGCATCCTGCCCACCTACAAGATGGTCGACACCTGCGCCGCCGAGTTTGAGGCCTTGACGCCCTACTACTACTCGACCTACGAGGAAGAGGACGAGGTCCGCGAGACGACAGGGGAGAAGGTGATCGTCCTCGGCTCCGGCCCCATCCGCATCGGCCAGGGCATCGAGTTTGACTACTGCTCCGTCCACGCCGCCTGGGCGCTCCACAGCGCCGGCGTCGAATCGATCATCATCAACAACAACCCTGAAACCGTCTCCACCGACTTTGACACGGCCGACAAGCTCTTCTTCGAGCCCCTGGCCTTGGAGGATGTCCTCAACATCGTTGACAAGGAAAAACCGCGCGGCGTCGTCGTCCAGTTCGGCGGCCAGACAGCCATCAACCTGGCGGCGGGCCTGCAAGAGCACGGCGTTCCCATCCTGGGCACCTCCTTGGAGGGCATCGACGCCGCCGAAGACCGCAAAAAATTCGAGGCCCTCTTAAAGCGCCTCGGCATTCCCCAGTCGGAAGGCCGTTCCGCCACCAGCGCCGACGAGGCGAAGGCCATCGCCGAAGAACTGGGCTTTCCGGTCCTCGTCCGCCCCAGCTACGTCATCGGCGGCCGGGCCATGGAAGTGGTGGAAAACGTCAAAGACCTGGAATCCTACATGGAAACGGCCGTCCGCATCAGCCCGAAACACCCCATCCTGGTCGACAAATACATCCGGGGCCGCGAGGTGGAGGTCGACGCCATCAGCGATGGCACAGACACATTGATCCCCGGCATCTTTGAACACATCGAACGGGCCGGCGTCCACTCGGGCGACTCCATGGCCGTCTACCCGCCCCAGTCCTTGAAAAGGGAAGAGCGGGACACCATCGTCGACTACACCCTGCGCATCGCCAAAGCCCTCGGCGTCGTCGGCCTCTTGAACATCCAGTATGTCGTCGACATTCAGGGCAAGGTCTACGTCCTGGAAGTCAACCCCCGGGCCTCCCGGACCGTGCCGATCCTCTCCAAAGTGACCGGCGTCCCCATGATCAAGGTGGCCGTCGAGGTCATGCTCGGCAAAACCCTGGCCCAGATGGGCTACGGCGGCGGCCTCTGGCCCGAAACGGCCTACACCATCGTCAAAGCGCCCGTCTTCTCCTTTGAAAAGCTGACCGACGTGGACATCTCCTTAGGGCCGGAGATGAAATCAACAGGCGAGGTCATGGGCGTCGACTTTGAACTGCCCTCGGCCCTCTACAAGGCCATGACGGCGGCCGGCATGAAGATCCCCACCGGCGGCAACCTGATCGTCTCCGTGGCCGAGCGGGACAAAGAGGAGGTCGCCGGCCTCATCCGCGAATTCGCCGACCTGGGCTTCCGCGTCGCCGCCACGAAAGGGACGGCCGAAGCCCTGCGCGAGAGCGGCCTGGCCGTCACCGCCATCGACGCCAGCGCCTACGCGGTGCAGACCGTCCTCGACCAGATCAAAGACGGCGCCGTCCAGTTGATCATCAACACCCCCACCAAAGGCAAAGTGGCCGGCCGGACCGGCTTCCGCATCCGCCGCGCCGCCTCGGAATACCGCGTCCCCTGCCTCACCTCGCTGGACACCGCCTGGGCGCTGTTGGAAACGATCCGCATGATCCGCGAAGGCGACCCGCC